From a region of the Lactuca sativa cultivar Salinas chromosome 4, Lsat_Salinas_v11, whole genome shotgun sequence genome:
- the LOC111910656 gene encoding uncharacterized protein At4g28440, translating to MAEQTKQQPAFTKIDQLRPGAFGLNLTVKVVSSKMIMTRGGRNGTQGRNNMRLAECLVGDETGIIVFTARNDQVDAMKEGSSVILRNAKIDMYKGSMRLAVDKWGRVEITDAAAFSVKEDSNLSLIEFELITVEE from the exons ATGGCTGAACAAACGAAGCAACAGCCAGCTTTCACTAAGATTGACCAACTTCGCCCTGGTGCTTTTGGTCTAAACCTGACTGTAAAAGTGGTTAGTTCAAAGATGATCATGACAAGAGGAGGTCGAAATGGGACTCAAGGACGCAACAACATGCGTCTTGCTGAATGTTTAGTTGGTGATGAAACTGGAATTATTGTCTTCACTGCTAGAAATGATCAAG TGGATGCGATGAAGGAGGGAAGCAGTGTGATTTTAAGGAATGCAAAGATTGATATGTACAAAGGGTCAATGAGACTTGCAGTGGACAAATGGGGTCGTGTTGAAATTACTGATGCAGCTGCTTTTAGTGTCAAGGAAGACAGCAATCTTTCACTTATTGAGTTTGAACTTATCACTGTTgaagaatga